The stretch of DNA GATTGCTACTGCTGAAATGGTGATCGATTAAAGGATGAGAACCCCAGGGAGCTAAATGAGCTAGATCGTAAGTAGAAGCCATCGAAACTGTTGTCAATCTGCGTGAAAGACTATGAGCAACAGCAGCCAAAAATGAACCTTGAAATTCTAGTTTCCAAAACAGAAAATCTGGATCTAAATCTCTAATATGGGCATAGGCATTTGTATAAATAGGAATGAGATTGATCTCGGCATCGTTAGCGATTGACGATACAGCATCAAGAACGTATTGAAAAGAAGGCTCTTCTTCATCCTCCCCATTAAGTATGCCGTAGACAAAAATACCGTCTTTAATCGAGCGAGAATGTTCTGGGGCAAAATTAAAACGATTATTACGTACCATCGCTAAAGAATCTATACCACCAGAGAAAAAGCAACCCGCTCTTGGTTTTGCCATAACATAATCTGTGTCGGATGCCAGAGGTGCTTCAATTGGTATGACACGGCGATCGCCTTTATGCCAATGAACCAAACAATGCATGATGTTAGTTAAACCATCTTTGAGTGCGGGACAGATCGGTGCATCGAGTGTAATTCTTCTTTCTCCATAGCGCATTGCTGGTATGACACAAGCAGCAAGAAAAGCATTGGGATTACACCAAATATCGCTAGCAAATTCGTTGGTTGTCTCGAAATAAATATCTTGACTAGGGCGATCGCGATCTTCCCAAGTAACTGTTGCTATTGCTCTGATTCGGTCTCGGTAACTTTCTGTTCTTAAATTATCAATCTTCACAAATTTTTGCTTAACAATTCTTAACAGTTGAGGTATCAATTAAGTATAAAGTATTTTTTTCGTTTTCAGCTATATGCTACATCCCTACTGAGTTCTAGATATAGACAAAGTCTTATGTGAAGGTTAAAGAGCTAGTTTCTTTCACCAAAAATAATCTGACCTAAACGAATCATAGTAGCCCCTGCTTGAATTGCGAATAAATAATCTCCAGACATTCCCATCGATAGTTGAGACATAGATAAATGAGCAAAATTTTCTTGTTTGATTTGGTCGGCTAATTCCTGGGTTTTTTTAAAAGCAGCTAAAGTTTCTAAATCAGATAACCCTAGGGGTAAAATTGTCATTAAACCTTGAATATTTAGATTTTCTAATTGATTGAGTTGAGATAAATCTGTTAACAACTCTTCAATTTGCCAACCATATTTATTAGGATCTGGAAGAACTTTGACTTGTAAAAAAACTTTCGGATGAATCGCTAATTCTCCTGAAATTTTATTTAAAACCTGAGCCAGTTTGAGACTATCTACTGAATGAATCCAATCAAAGTTTTCTAAAACTTTTTTGGCTTTATTTGTTTGTAGATGACCAATAAAATGCCAAGTAATATCTGATAAATCTTGTAATTGTTGTTGTTTAGCTAGGGCTTCTTGAAGACGATTCTCGCCAAAATCCCTGATTCCTGCTTGATAAGCAGCCCGCATTTTTTCTATACTTACTTGTTTAGTAATAGCAATTAAACGAACATCAGCAGGAATTTGCGCGTTAATTTCTGTAATTTTTTGGGCGATTAAATCTGTCATTCGATTCAATTTCTTAAAAAGTAGGGAATTACTCGCTCACCAATGTTAAATTAGCCTACACCTTTTGTACTTGCCAAGTAAAGCTAAAGAGTTGCCACGAGATGCACTTGAGACGAATAATCATCTCTTCTAAGATTAAAACCCAAAAAACAATTTTTAGCGATAACTTGGCTAGAAAAAGTGGTTTTCAAAGATATTTTAAGCAATAGCAAAAACATGAATCATTTAAATCAATATCCTTATTCTTCTCAACGTCGTATCATTTTAGGTAAAAAAGGTGCAGTAGCTACTAGTCAACCATTAGCTACTTTAGCTGGAATGGAAATGTTATGGGCTGGTGGTAATGCCGTAGATGCAGCCGTAGCAATGGCGATCGCTTTAACGGTAGTCGAACCGACTTCTAATGGTATTGGTGGAGATGCTTTTGCTTTAGTCTGGGATGGCAAATTACATGGTTTGAATGGTTCGGGAAAAAGTTCTCAAAATTGTAGTTTGGATTGTTTTACTTCAATAAATCGCATTCCAGAATTGGGTTGGTTGACTGTAACTGTACCAGGGGCAGTATCTGCTTGGCGTAGTCTTTGGGAAAGATGGGGCAAGTTACCGTTCACACAATTATTTGAACCAGCCATACGTTATGCGACAGAAGGATTTCCCGTTTCCCCTGTAACTGCCCAAGCATGGCAAAGAGCAGAAAAGATATTTTTACCACTGACTGCTCCGGAATACCAACCTTTTAAACAAGTCTTTTTTCCTAATCACCGCGCCCCTATCACTGGAGAAGTGTGGGGAAGTTTAGCTCATGCCAATACTTTAAGAAAAATTGCTGTTTCTGGAGGAGAAAGTTTTTATCGAGGCAAGTTGGCTGAAGCAATAGTTAATTTTGCTGCCGATACAGGGGGTTTATTGACTCAACAAGATTTGGCTAATCATCAAGCTGATTGGGTACAACCAATCTCAACCGACTATCATAATGTACAGATTTGGGAAATCCCTCCTAATACTCAGGGTATAGCTGCTTTAATTGCATTGAACATTGTTGAAGGTTTGAATCTTTCCCAGTATCCTCGCGACTCAGGAACAAGTTTTCACTATCAAATCGAAGCGATGAAGCTTGCTTTTGCCGACTTGCATCAGTATGTAGGCGATTCTCAGTATATGGAGGTAACCACAGCACAACTATTAGATAAAAATTATGCAGCAACCAGAAGAGAATTAATTCATTCTCAAGCAATTTCTTTAGCAACCCCAGGTTTACCTCAAGGAGGCACAGTTTATTTAGCTGCTGCGGATTCAGACTTGATGGTATCTTTGATCCAATCTAATTATGAAGGTTTCGGTAGTGGAATTTTGATTCCCGAGACAGGTATTGCTCTACATAATCGCGGTTTAGGTTTTACATTAGAAATAGGGCATCCCAACCAAATTGCAGCCAATAAACGTCCTTTTCATACCATTATCCCTGGTTTTCTTACTCAAGATGGTCATCCTTTAGGTGCTTTTGGGGTGATGGGTGCGCCCATGCAACCGCAGGGGCATTTACAAGTAATTGCTAACCTAGTTGATTATGGTATGAATCCCCAAGCAGCTTTGGATGCACCTCGTTGGCGATTTATTGAAAAGGATGTGGTGTTGTTAGAAACGAGTGTTGCTCATCCCGTCGTTTTAGATTTAATTGAACGAGGACATAATATTAAAATTGCTCCTTCCAGAATGTTTGGTAAAGGACAAATTATTTTAAATCAAAATAACATTTTTGTTGCTGCTTCCGAACCAAGAGCGGATGGATTAGCATTAGCTTGGTAGAAGAAAATTGAATAGGGCTGTTCGCCAACTGGGTAGTTTAGTTTTATGAATATAACCCAGAAAAACATCAAAGGCGGTCGCATCGTTACTTTACATAACAGTTAAATAATCTGCAAGAACAGGATTTAGTATGATGTCTCTTGCCAATTAAAGTGGTTTAGTTCGCGAAGGACAAAGATGAGCTAATTCACAAATATGACATTGAGGATTGCGAGCTTTACAAACTGCTCTACCATGATAAATAATTCTAATCGAAAAATTTTCCCAGTCTGCTTGAGGTAAAAGCTTCATCAAATCTTGTTCAATTTTAATTGGGTCTTGGTTTTTAGTTAATCCCAGACGGTTGCTAAGACGTTTAACGTGAGTATCTACAGTGACTCCCTGATTAATCCCAAAACCATGAGCCAGAACCACATTAGCAGTTTTACGAGCTACACCTGGAAGTGTTAAAAGTTGTTCCATTTGTTGAGGAACTTGTCCATTAAATTCCTCGACAATTTTTTGACAAGCACCCTGAATATTTTTGGCTTTGTTGCGATAGAAACCTGTAGAACGAATTAAAGTTTCCAATTCTGCTCGATTAGCAGCAGCAAAAGCAGAAGCATCAGGAAATTTAGCAAATAAAGCAGGTGTAACTTGATTAACTCGTTCGTCAGTACATTGAGCAGAAAGAATCGTAGCCACTAATAGCTGTAAAGTAGTTTGATAGTTAAGACTACAAGTGGCATCAGGATAAAGACGTTTTAAAAACCGTAAGATTTCTTGACTGCGTTGTTTTTTACTAGGCAACTTAGAAGTGATGCTTGTCATTTTAATTGTTTACTGAAAAAGCTGCTGAAATACAGTTAAATTGACTGTATCGCGCACGATTAAAAATACGCCCAAACCTAGTAGTAAAACTAAACCAGTTTGCATAATGCCATCTTGGATTTTACCCGGAACAGGTTTTCCTCTGACTCCTTCAATTGCCAGAAAGGTTAATTGACCGCCATCTAAAGCAGGAAGAGGCAAAATGTTAATAATCGCTAAGTTAATACTAATTAAGGCTCCAAATTGAAATAAATTACTTAAATCGTTGCGAGCAAGTTCCGCTCCTACTGCTACAATTGCTACTGGTCCAGCTACTTGGTCAGCAGTTTCCCCAAAATTGCTAATCAATTTCCAAAAACCTTGAGCAGTTAATTGAGCAATTCTTTGATACTCATTAGCAGCAGCACTAAAGGCAGTTAAGATATTATCGGCGCGACGACGAACTACTTCACCGTTAGGTGCAAGCATTACGCCAATTTTACCTTTGCCATCTTGGTCTAATTCGGGTGTAACCGTTAAAGGAATAGTTTGATTCTTTCTTTGAACTGTTAATTTTAAAGACTGATTAGGAGAATCTTGGATCGTTTGTCTTAAGCTTTTTAAAGCTTCTGAAGAAGCTCCTAAAGTTTCACCTTCTACCGCTACAATTACATCACCTGCTTGAATTCCCGCTCTTTTAGCTGCGGAATCATTTTCTGTAACTACTTGAGGAACTAAGACTCCCGCCTGATAATTAATTTCTTGAAAGCCAACTGTTATTCCTTGTCCGACTAATAGAAAATACGCAAAAATTAAATTAGCGATCACTCCAGCACTGATCACGACCGCTCTGTCTAAAACTGGACGATTACGTAGTAAATTAGGATCGTCAGCAGGTATAGAGCTATCTGGATCATCATCGGGAAAACCCACATATCCTCCTAACGGAAAAGCTCTAATAGCGTATTCTGTTTCTGAACCTTGGTACTTTAATAATGCAGGACCAAAACCAATCGAAAAACGATTTACATGAATTCCTTGAAACCTTGCTGCTGCAAAGTGTCCCAATTCATGAACTACGATTAATAACGCCAAAACTGCGATCGCTGCCAAAACAGACATAATTTGTATTTAAATGTAATTTTTTTGTGTTTTTGTACGATTTACTATTTTAAAACATTCCTCAAATTCTCTTCGCTCATCATGACTAATACTACAATCTGGCAACAAAATAGCAGCGGTCCTCACAATGCAGATAATTTAGCTGCGATCGCTCAATGGTGGCATAATTTACAAGGTAAAGAAATTATTTGGCAACAAAGATTAATTCCTGAATCTAATCAATTTTCTAAAATTAGTTGGGAGGCACAAAGATTTGACGAAAATTTTGTAATTCATAATGCACAATTGAAAGGTATTACAGTTTATTGGCAGAAAGATACCTCAGCAGAAGTTAGAAATATTACGGCTAAAAAATTAGAACTAGATCAATTTAATCAAAAACTATATATCTATCCTCAAACTCAATCCCAAGTTGTTATTTGTGTAACTTTACCCCAAATAGTTTATCGCACAATTGAATTAGATCATCCTCAAGTAGCTGGTAATAATAAAGGGGAGGATTATTTATTGTTGTTACGAGATGGAGAGAAAAAATTGGAAGTAAAAATAACTTTAAATAAACAAAAATTAAAACAAATTTTCGAAAAAATGTAAGCTATTAATTGTAAAATATAAACTTGAACTAAACCATAATTACTAAACAATAAATAAAAAACTTTGAGCGTATCAAAAGATTATTTGGAGGGGCAAAATAATGAGTAATAATCAATTTGATTTAACCGATGATTTATCTTGGACAGCAGAAGCTAAAGCTAAACTCAAACAAATTCCTTTTTTTGTTCGTTCTCAAGCTCGTCACCGTATTGAAGAATTAGCTCGTGCTGCTGAAGTTGAAGAAGTTACAGCCGAAATTGTCGAGCAAGCTAGAGCAGAATTTGGACAGTAGAAAAGCAATAAACCTCTTGCAAAAATAGCGCAAACGCTTTACTTTTAGATCATTAATTAATCTTGAAGAGCATACGAATATACTAACAGGCTAGCAACAGTATAATTCAGTATATATTTACTAATACTGCTACCGTAACAAAACCTTAATGACTCCCTCAATTTGGGACTATAATCTTTAAGTCCGCGCAAAACGTAAGACTTTAAAACTACTCAAAGCTCGATTCTATTTTCTACGGGACTGACGGGGCTCGAACCCGCGACCTCCTGCGTGACAGGCAGGCATTCTAACCAACTGAACTACAGTCCCAAATTTACGATAAAACAGTTTAAAACTAGACTTAACTTCGGTTTAACCCTGTTTTAGCCACGGATTCTATACTAACATACTCTGGAGAAAAAGCAATACTAAAATTAAATATTTGGTTACAAACTGATTTTGACGCAAAACAACCTTGCTAAAATTGGTTGAACGGGAAATCAGCCCGCATTCTCAGTCTTCGCGAAGCAAGGCTGAGAATGCGGGCGCAAGCGTGGCGAAGCTCCCTAATCCTCAAAACCCTGATTTTCTATATATCTAATCAGAATTTCTATTGGCGCACCTCCCGACGAAGTGTAGCCATAACCCTGTTTCCAGAATTTAGGTTTCCAGTAATAAGGTTTTAGTTGTTGTGCAAACTCTTTTCTAATTTCTCTACTGCTTATAGTTTTTAGTATATTGCACAGTTTTCCTAAAGATATCTTAGGAGCAAGGTCTACTAAAAGATGTATGTGGTCACGCTTCCCTAAATCCGCCTTACACTCCAGCATCTCACAATCCTGAGTTTCACACAGTCGAGCAAACATTTCGGTTAATCTTTTCACAACCGCATCAGTTATCACTGGATGACGATATTTAGTAACAAACACTATATGGACTACATTGTACCCAAAGCTATGATTATGGGGTTTTGGTTTGACCATAAACTCAAACACTATGCTAAAATACTTTCATGGTAAAACACAACATCAGAACAGACAAATGGCAAATTGTAGCGAGTGAAATCACCGAGTCTCCTGCACGGGAACCAAGTTCCCGCGCCCGACTCGCTCAAGAGCAAAAAGAGTTGTTGCACAAAACTGTTTGTGAATTCAGATGTTTAGTTCGTTGTTTGGTAGGAGTAATCTACACTCATTGGTCAGCAATCGGAGTATTAGACGCTAAAGCACAAATACCTGCCGTAGAAAAACTGATACATCAAACAGCCAAAAATCCTAACTCAAAATATCAATACTTTAATTCTCGTTTTCACAAATTCCCCAGCTACTACCGACGTGGAGCAATTCAGTTTGCAGTTGGTCAAGTGTCTAGTTTTGTGACTAGATACAGAATGTGGCAATCGGGAATTAGAAACAGAAAAGATACACTACCACCAAGACTAAATGCTGATTGTGGGGCATACCCACCCTTGTATAAAGGTCAATGTATTAAGTTTGCAGAAGACTTAAATACAGCAGCGATTAAAGTATATACGGGAACAGATTGGGTTTGGATAACTGTCGGGCTGATGGGTCATAGACAAAGACATCTAGACTTGGCTAATAAGCGTAAATCGCCATATTTGATTGTCAATAAAAAAGGTAGTCATTTATCTGTTCCTTTTCAGTGCCAAAAATCCAAGCTGCCTGAAGGTGAAATCACTGCCTCTCCTGCGCGGGAATTCATTTCCCGCGCCCGAGGCACTCAATCTGTTTTATCTGTAGACTTGGGCATCAATACCACTGCTACAGTTTCAGTTGTTAACTATGACGGTACTGTAAGCCATCGCGAATTTATTCACCATGGCAGAGACATAGACCGCAGAGATAAAAGACTGAAGCGCATAAGTACCAAAGCTAGTCGGACAGGCAAATTACAAAAAGGGTTTTGTCGTGGCTTGTATCGTAAAGCTAACAATATCAACCGTGAGATAGGACAAAAGATATCGTCTCGTTTGGTCAAGATAGCCAAGCAATTTGGAGTCAAATATATAGTATTCGAGCATCTAAAAGGCTGGCGACCAAAGGGAGGTAAAAAGCGTTCAACTCTAAGACAACGCTTTCATGGATGGTTGCACCGTCGGATAGTTAATCTAACTCAAATGAAGTGGTCGGAGATTGGTGGTAGTGTTAGTTTTGTTAACCCACGCGGTACCAGCAGCTACGCTTATGATGACAGTGGCAAACTCAAGCGAGATAAAAGTAATTACGCAATAGCCATATTTGCTAGCGGAAAACAATATAACTGTGATTTGTCCGCCAGCTACAATATTGGCGCAAGATTTATTTATAGACTGATGAGCAGAAATGGCTCACAGGACAAGAAAGGTCAAAATTCCTGCTTGTCACCCAGAAGTCGGGTAACGCTTTCGATATTATGGTCACAACCCATATCTATTGTAGAGCAAGATACTCAGTCCTCGCGCAAGCAGGGCTGAGAGGCTTCATCCAACCAATCAAGTTATTAAAAAATAAAAGTAATGCTGTTAATGCAATTTATGTAAATGCACAACAGCTTATGAGAATAGAACTTACAGAAATAAGCATTTATTTCCAAGCAGCCAGATGCCTGGACGATTTGCTTCTACTTCCCAAGAATCGTAAAGTTTTTCGCTGTCGGTTTTATAGTTAACAGGTCGCACAAAAGGTATATCATCCCAATCCTCGTTATTTGAAGCAGTTGAAGTATTAACTGGTGCTTTACTTGATTTTTTGGCAGCAGAAATCGGCTCGTCAACTTCCATTAGCTTCGATTGTTCAACGGGAGATTGATAAGAAGGAGTGGAAGCAGCAAAATTATCTTGCTGATTGAATGAAGTTGTTTGAGAAGAAAAGTTTTGAGATGTTTGTGCTGTTCCTTCTAATTGACCATGCACAGGATAAATATGAGAAGCAATTAATTCGGCTCGTTTTTCTTTATAACCTTCTGGAAGCTCAACTACATTCATGGACAAACGCCCTTCAATGATTATTTGATCGCCTTGTCCATATTTTTGTTTAATTTCTGTGGCTAAATTTCCCCATCCCACTACCCTAATTCTAGCTGGTGGATCTTCGGCCTTTAATCCCTCAAATTCAACCATCATATAAGATACGGCGAGATTATCTTGGGTTGAACGTAATTCTGGGTCGCTGACTACTTGAGCCATTAAAATACAGCTATTCATTATTGCAACACTCCTATCGTAAATTGTGAAGGACACGCTCCCCGAACTTGGTTGAGAGCTTAAAAAAATGTCTAGAGCGATTTGTCATCGATTGAACTGGCTTCAAAATGAGACTAAATAGGTATAGAACGATTGTACCAATCTAGTAGCCTAAAATGAGAATTATCACTCTTTTCTTTAACTGTTATAAGCTATCTCTGACTAAGCCTTGTTCTCGATCAATAAATTTTTGAATTCGTTGGCGATATTCGGTTAGAGAATCGTCTACCCATTGACGGTCTTCACTATTAGCATAAATATGTACTAAAGGTTCTCCTGCATCAGGTAGAATTAACAACCAATTATCATTGTGAGGATTAATAATTTTTACACCATCAATTAATTCCAAATTGCTGGTTGGATGAGTTTCGACTAAATAACGCATTAATGCACCTTTAACCTTCCAAGGGCAACGAACGGTGTAGTATTTATGACAGACACGAGGTAGTTCACTGCGAATTTGGACTAGCGATCGCTCTTGAATGGTGAGCATTTCGATTAATTTGGCAATGCCAAACATCGCATCAAAACCTGGATGAAGTTGAGGAAAGATAAAGCCCATATCTCCACTTCCACCTAAGACGACATTGGGATTAGTTTGTGAGGCTTCCATTAAAGCAGTAGGATTAGCTTTAGTCCGAATCACTTTACCATCATGGCGACGAGCAATTTGTTCGACAGCACTAGAGGCATGAACTGGCACTACTACTGTACTCCGAGGATGAGCGGTCAAAATTGTGTTAACCATTAAAGCGGTTAAAGCTTCACCTCTAATCGTTAAGCCAGATTCATCTACTAAAATGAATTGTTCCCCATTGGCCGAAACTTGAACACCTAGATTTGCTTTGAGAGCTTCAACTACTTGCCCAAGTTGATTGAGCAAAACTTCTTTTTCTGTAGTAAACAGGGCTGATTGTTTGAGACTAGCATTAAGTACTACTGCATCACAACCAAATTTGGCTAGTAGCTGGGGTAAAATTGCTCCTGAGACAGCATAAACATAATCTATGACTACTCTTGAAGCACTATGACGAATCGCTTCAATATTGAGATGTCTCTCAAAACTACGGCTATAAGTTTCTATTACTTGATCTGGATAAGCAACATTACCAATCTCCTGAATCGATGCTCTACGCAAATCTTCCTTAAAATAAGCACCTTCAATTTTCTTTTCTTTTGATTTGGAAAGATTAATTCCGTATTTGTCAAAAAATTCGATCAAAATATAATCAGGACGGTCAGGATCGAGACGAACATGGATGCCACCAGATACAGCCAGAATAGTAGTCATAGTTCGAGAAATTGGAATCGCGGTGGCTTCTAAATTTTGGACGTTAATTCCTGCCGACATTAATCCTGCAATCAAAGCACGACTTACCATTCGGGAAACACTACGCTGATCCCGAGAAACTAACACGGTTGAACCTAGTTTAAGGGTAGAACCATAGGAAGAACCCAGTTTAACCGTAAATTCGGGCGTAATATCAATATTAGCAAGTCCAGAAACTCCTCTTTGTCCAAACAGATTTCTCTGCGCTGTATTTCCCCAAATCAAATTAATATTCAGAATCGCTCCTGACTCAATTCGTTTACTAGGCCAAACTCTAACATTAGGAGCAATTTGAGCTTCTTCACCTACAGTAGAAAGGGGCCCTACAACCGCACCTTCTAGAACTTGAGCGCGTCGGTCTACTCTAGTACCTCTAGCGATTACACAAGCTCTTAAATTAGCTTCATCGCCAATAGTTACTCCATTCCAAAGAATCGGACGTTTTAGGTCTGCATCCGCTCCTACAGTAACATTGTCGCCAATGATTGTTCCAGCCTCGATTTCAACTCTTGGTCCAATACGACAATTGTTACCAATAACAACAGGGGTTTGGATTTTAGCAGAAGAGTCGATGTAGGTGTTAGTTCCCACCCACAAACCAGGAGACTTTTCCTGGTAAGCAAATTCTAGAGCAACTTTTCCCTCAAGAGCGTCATATTGAGCTTCTCGATAGGCATCTAAATGACCAACATCGCACCAATAACCTTCTGCAATGTAACCATAAATTGGTTCTCCTTTATCTAATAACAGGGGAAATAAATCTTTTGAAAAATCGCTTTCTTCATTTTCAGGTAAATAATTAAGAACTTCTGGTTCGAGAATGTATGTACCAGTATTAACCGTATCGGAAAAAATTTCACTTAGAGAGGGTTTTTCTAAAAAACGACGAATATGACCAGTTTCATCGGTAATGACAACTCCAAATTCAACAGGATTAGGTACACGGGTTAGAATTAAAGTAGCTTTTGATTTTTTCTGACGATGAAAAGCGATCGCAGCTTGTAAATCAAAGTCAGTAATTCCATCTCCACTAATTACTAAAAAAGTGTCATCTAACCATTGCTGAATATTTTTGACACAACCAGCAGTACCTAAAGGTTGTTCTTCTTCGACTGCATAGGTCATTTCTACCCCAAAATCACTGCCGTCTTGAAAGTAATCTCTCATGACATCAGGAAGATAATGAAGGGTAGCAATAATTTCGTTAATTTTATGCCTTTTTAATAAATTGATAATGTGTTCCGCTATCGGACGGTTTAGAATGGGAACCATTGGTTTAGGCAGATCGCAGGTTAGAGGTCTTAATCTAGTTCCTGAACCTCCGGCCATAAGCACTGCACGCATAATTCCTCCTTGCCTGTTGGTTAACTTCGATCTGTTTGATTTGAACTTGGTCTGAATGCTCTTGTTTTTATGTTCTCGTATTTTGTTGTAATTAAGTTGTTGCCAATGTGATTAATTGCAACGAAGAGCGATCGCAAAACCAATTATTTTAAGATTTAACTTAACTGAGAGGAGTTGGAGAGGTCTAGATTTAGAGATTAGTTAAAATTGATCTTGTAAATCTTAATTTTTAAACTCATTAATCGATTAAAGATTCTTCAGATTATGTCTCAATTAATAGTTTTGATTTTATCAATCGTTTATTTTGGTGGAGTCTGGAAATTTTGGCAAGGATTTAGAAGAACCAATTTTAATCCTAGTTTGTCAAATAAATTAGTGTTAGCGGTCTTCTGGCCTGCTCTATGCCTGACTAATAAATCCTATCGCAAGAATTTTCAGAAAGCTCTTAAGGGTTAAACAGTTATCAGTTACCAGTAGAGACGTAACATCTTACGTCTGTACACCAGTTACTAATTTTTCTGGTCAAATTTCTTGTATAAAAAGAATTGTGGCTTTTGGTCACTAGGTTAATTTGTTGAAAAAATTTGCGTTAGGAAAAAAATTAACATTATGTCTGAAGCAATTACTCCTGCTATTAGCGATCGCATTTGTCGACACATGAACGAAGATCATGCGGATGCGATAGTTTTATATGCCAAAGCTTTTGGTAATGCTCCTGAGACGGAAAAGGCTCAAATGATGTCTATCGATCCTTCGGGAATGAATTTAGCTGCCACAATTGCAGGAGAAACTGTTCCTGTTCGGATTGAGTTTGAGCGTACTTTAAATGACGCTGAAGATGCTCATCATACTTTAATTGAAATGGTTAAACAAGCCAGAAAAATGCAAGGATAATTTTAATTCAGTTATCAGTTATCAGTTACTAATTACTAATTACTAATTATGAGGGATGAATAATCAATCATTA from Stanieria cyanosphaera PCC 7437 encodes:
- a CDS encoding single-stranded DNA-binding protein, with the translated sequence MNSCILMAQVVSDPELRSTQDNLAVSYMMVEFEGLKAEDPPARIRVVGWGNLATEIKQKYGQGDQIIIEGRLSMNVVELPEGYKEKRAELIASHIYPVHGQLEGTAQTSQNFSSQTTSFNQQDNFAASTPSYQSPVEQSKLMEVDEPISAAKKSSKAPVNTSTASNNEDWDDIPFVRPVNYKTDSEKLYDSWEVEANRPGIWLLGNKCLFL
- a CDS encoding IS200/IS605 family accessory protein TnpB-related protein yields the protein MVKHNIRTDKWQIVASEITESPAREPSSRARLAQEQKELLHKTVCEFRCLVRCLVGVIYTHWSAIGVLDAKAQIPAVEKLIHQTAKNPNSKYQYFNSRFHKFPSYYRRGAIQFAVGQVSSFVTRYRMWQSGIRNRKDTLPPRLNADCGAYPPLYKGQCIKFAEDLNTAAIKVYTGTDWVWITVGLMGHRQRHLDLANKRKSPYLIVNKKGSHLSVPFQCQKSKLPEGEITASPAREFISRARGTQSVLSVDLGINTTATVSVVNYDGTVSHREFIHHGRDIDRRDKRLKRISTKASRTGKLQKGFCRGLYRKANNINREIGQKISSRLVKIAKQFGVKYIVFEHLKGWRPKGGKKRSTLRQRFHGWLHRRIVNLTQMKWSEIGGSVSFVNPRGTSSYAYDDSGKLKRDKSNYAIAIFASGKQYNCDLSASYNIGARFIYRLMSRNGSQDKKGQNSCLSPRSRVTLSILWSQPISIVEQDTQSSRKQG
- a CDS encoding YggS family pyridoxal phosphate-dependent enzyme; this encodes MTDLIAQKITEINAQIPADVRLIAITKQVSIEKMRAAYQAGIRDFGENRLQEALAKQQQLQDLSDITWHFIGHLQTNKAKKVLENFDWIHSVDSLKLAQVLNKISGELAIHPKVFLQVKVLPDPNKYGWQIEELLTDLSQLNQLENLNIQGLMTILPLGLSDLETLAAFKKTQELADQIKQENFAHLSMSQLSMGMSGDYLFAIQAGATMIRLGQIIFGERN
- the nth gene encoding endonuclease III — translated: MTSITSKLPSKKQRSQEILRFLKRLYPDATCSLNYQTTLQLLVATILSAQCTDERVNQVTPALFAKFPDASAFAAANRAELETLIRSTGFYRNKAKNIQGACQKIVEEFNGQVPQQMEQLLTLPGVARKTANVVLAHGFGINQGVTVDTHVKRLSNRLGLTKNQDPIKIEQDLMKLLPQADWENFSIRIIYHGRAVCKARNPQCHICELAHLCPSRTKPL
- a CDS encoding gamma-glutamyltransferase family protein, with the translated sequence MNHLNQYPYSSQRRIILGKKGAVATSQPLATLAGMEMLWAGGNAVDAAVAMAIALTVVEPTSNGIGGDAFALVWDGKLHGLNGSGKSSQNCSLDCFTSINRIPELGWLTVTVPGAVSAWRSLWERWGKLPFTQLFEPAIRYATEGFPVSPVTAQAWQRAEKIFLPLTAPEYQPFKQVFFPNHRAPITGEVWGSLAHANTLRKIAVSGGESFYRGKLAEAIVNFAADTGGLLTQQDLANHQADWVQPISTDYHNVQIWEIPPNTQGIAALIALNIVEGLNLSQYPRDSGTSFHYQIEAMKLAFADLHQYVGDSQYMEVTTAQLLDKNYAATRRELIHSQAISLATPGLPQGGTVYLAAADSDLMVSLIQSNYEGFGSGILIPETGIALHNRGLGFTLEIGHPNQIAANKRPFHTIIPGFLTQDGHPLGAFGVMGAPMQPQGHLQVIANLVDYGMNPQAALDAPRWRFIEKDVVLLETSVAHPVVLDLIERGHNIKIAPSRMFGKGQIILNQNNIFVAASEPRADGLALAW
- the tnpA gene encoding IS200/IS605 family transposase, with product MVKPKPHNHSFGYNVVHIVFVTKYRHPVITDAVVKRLTEMFARLCETQDCEMLECKADLGKRDHIHLLVDLAPKISLGKLCNILKTISSREIRKEFAQQLKPYYWKPKFWKQGYGYTSSGGAPIEILIRYIENQGFED
- the rseP gene encoding RIP metalloprotease RseP; translated protein: MSVLAAIAVLALLIVVHELGHFAAARFQGIHVNRFSIGFGPALLKYQGSETEYAIRAFPLGGYVGFPDDDPDSSIPADDPNLLRNRPVLDRAVVISAGVIANLIFAYFLLVGQGITVGFQEINYQAGVLVPQVVTENDSAAKRAGIQAGDVIVAVEGETLGASSEALKSLRQTIQDSPNQSLKLTVQRKNQTIPLTVTPELDQDGKGKIGVMLAPNGEVVRRRADNILTAFSAAANEYQRIAQLTAQGFWKLISNFGETADQVAGPVAIVAVGAELARNDLSNLFQFGALISINLAIINILPLPALDGGQLTFLAIEGVRGKPVPGKIQDGIMQTGLVLLLGLGVFLIVRDTVNLTVFQQLFQ
- a CDS encoding PCP reductase family protein; its protein translation is MSNNQFDLTDDLSWTAEAKAKLKQIPFFVRSQARHRIEELARAAEVEEVTAEIVEQARAEFGQ